The Equus caballus isolate H_3958 breed thoroughbred chromosome 25, TB-T2T, whole genome shotgun sequence nucleotide sequence GGTGGTGGTGTTGCTGGCCACCAGGTAGAGGTGCGAGGCCAGAAGCAGGCCGGCCACCAACGAGAAGAGGGACAGCAGCAGGAAGGTGGCAAACAGGAGCCCGCTGGACCGCAGCCAGAGTCCCCAGGGCTGGAAGAACCGGAGGCCAGACCTGCAGGGCAGGATAGGGGTGGAGacccagagctgggggagggcaggggtgccCCAGGGAGCCCGGTGAGCAAGCTGTTTGGGAGAGGGTCCAAAGCCCCTGAAAAGGGAGTTCTGGCTCTGTACACACCCTGTGGGTGCACGGTGCCCGCCCTCCCCCGGCACCCAGGGTGGCGCTGGAACCCACCATGCCAGGTACAGGCCCCACAGAAGCACCACCAGCTGCAGTGCCAGGTAGGCCACGAAGAGCGGGTGGTTGCGCTCCCCCACGCAGTTCTCCATCCAGGGGCAGTGGTGGTCATAGCGGCGCACGCAGCGACGACACTCCCGGCAGTGCCGGGCCCGCAGGGGCTGCTGTGGGCACGGAGGGAATCTGGACTCAGCACCCGCTCCCCTCTGGGCCCAACAACGAGGggagggctgagggagggaggtCGGAGCCTGAATCTGGGAGGCTTTCCCAGAGGAGGGGTGAGGCCAAGGCACTGGGGCAGGAGGGGGTCAGGGTGGACCCCTCCCACAGAGGTCCCTGTATCACCCACCAGCACCAGGCAGTATCTGCAGCGCCGAAGGGGGATGGTCTGAGGAACCATGGCTGTCTGCTCCTCCTTGGCCTCCTCCTGAAAAGGAGGGGACAGGGTATAAGATAGGATCCTCTTGGGACGCAGATGGCATTGGTGGACGTCTCCCTTGGGGGTCAGCTTAGCTCTGCGTGTGCACATTCTGGGGCCCATCCCATGCGTAATGGAGGTGGTGGGGTCAGGCAGAGTGCCCTGGACTGAGcgaggctgtgtgacctttgccagtggcttcccctctctgggccttggagATTTCCTCACTGTAGGATGAGGTTCTAGGGCTGGCAAGAGAATTCACTGAGATGCCCCAGGAAAGCTCTCTGCACAGAGCCTATTTTTGGGGCCTTGGGTCCCCTGTTGGTGAGAGGAGTTTAGGCCCCAAGAGGCCCGCTGGttacctggggctggggctggacgtTCACGTAGCCTGGGTCCATGAGTGACACAGCCAGGTAGAGCAGCAGGGAGCCCAGCACCAGGAGCAGGAAGATGAGGGGCAGGAGCAGCTCCCCCTGCTCTTCCCACTGCCGCAGTGCTGGAGAGGCCggaggaggagagtgaggctggggccaggccgAATAGGAGGGTGTGTTTGTGGGGGTgcagctggaggtggggagagtgtCCCTGGCTGAGTAAAGGTCTGGAAATAAGGTTCGAGGAGTGGTCTGGTGTGGCCACTGCATAGGGTACAGGGGTGAGAAGTTTAggtacagcaaaaaaaaaaaaagaaaaccagttcATCTGCACTCTCTGGAGGGCAAGAGGGAATCATGGAAGGTTGTAGGGTGAGATCTGTTTCTGAAAGTCCTCCTGTTGCTGGAGTAACGGAGTGAAGGGGCCAGACTTGAGTGGatgtaggggagagggaggaggggttcCCACCTCTGTCTGCTGGATGGGGAGAGACTGGCCAAATCTGAGATGCCCAGGGGACAGACACAGAGGAGGATGGGGCCAGCAGGCTCCGATGCTGCAGGGTGACATGAGGGGGGCCCAGGCCAGGAATGGTTCAGCTCATGGAAGTGATTGAAGagttggggagggtggggggctgAGGAGTGAGGGGTGTGAGACAGCCAGACAGCAGAGTGTGGATAACTCTGGTGGCCCTTGATTGtaaaagggagcagagaaaggacTGGAGGTCCTTTCTGATGGGGAGACTGAGCAGGTTTTTAGGCTAAAGGGCAAAGGTGGCGAAGGGGACTTGAGAAGGTCTTGGGAGGAAAGTGAGAACGCCCCGCAGTCGAGGGGCTGAGGCTAGAGTGACGGGTGGGGGTGGGCGGTGCATGGGAGCTTGTGCTGGAGGTGGTCTGTGGCAGGTAAAGATGGGAAGGAGGGAAGTGGGGGTGGGTAGGTGAGGTGAATGGGTCCTACCAGGGCAAGAAGCAAGGATGGGGACATGGGGCACAGGCTGCGCTCCTATGGGGTGTTCTGTTGCCTGAGGGTGGGGAGCCTGGACTTGGGCAGATAGTGTTCCCTGGGGTGGGCGGGATGCGAGTCCTTGGTCTAGTTGATTCTCAGAATCTTACAGAGGGAAGGTTGGGAGTCAATTCCTGGGAAGGATCGAGTGGGTCCCAGGATCAGGGAAGATGGGGCTCGACTTGGTCCTCGGATCTGGTGGGCACCGGATGGGTCCTGGGATGGACAGGGCATCTGGCAGGGATCAGGAAGATGCTGGGATTAATTAGGGATCAACTGGGTATTAGGCGGAAAGCAGGTGGCTCTTGGAATGATGGATCGGGCGGGCGGTTCAGGAGCTGGTGGAGATGGGGTGAATCCTAGGATCTTTGGGGCTTTGGCAAGGGACCCAGTGAGATCCAAAGGTCTGGGGAACCACGCGGGATCAGGTGGGTCCGGGGTCGAGCGAGGTCCGGCTCACCGGTATCGTGCAGGAAGAGCACCAGCGTGATCCCCCAGGTCAGCACGGTGTGGCCGGTCCGCACCAGGACCCCGGGGCTGAGGAGCGCCCAGGGCGCCATCGCCTCCGCCCGGGGCCCCACCCGGAAGAAGCGCCCAGAGGGGCGGGTGCTCCGAGGGAGTGGggccgcggccacccggggattGGCGGATCCGGGCAGTGGGCGGGGCTATCTTGGGCCAGGGAGGCTGCCTATTGGGTAGCAGCTGCGGCCGAGTAGGCCCTCGAGCCAACAGGTGCCTGAAGAGGCCGAGGGCGGGGCCGGCGCGCGCGCAGCCGGTAACTCCCCCAATCCCACCCCCTACCAGCCAGGTAAGTTTCGAGAGCCGAGGAGCAGGCGCGAGTCCcgaccccgccctctgggcttccaGCCCTGCCCCAACCCCGCAGCCTCGCGCATGCGTGCAGTTCCCTGGGCCATTCAAAGAGCCAGGCGTCTGTTACTCTAGGTTGTAGAGTTTGCCCCTTTCAGAGATGTGATAACTGAGGCCTCGAGCGGGGCAGGACTGGCCCAAGGTTGCTCCGTGGTGACACCCTTACCGCCTTGTTATTCATTTCACATGTTGCAAACGGGACGAGAGCAACGTGGAGGTCCGTGGTGCAGATTCTATGAAGGGCCCAACTTGGGTCAGAGTCAGAAACAGCAGCACTGTTCCTTCCTacctgtgtgaacttgggcaagttactgaaccacTCTGAGCTCTGTCTTCTGTCTATATAAAGGAGACGGTAATAGTACCCCCCTCCTAAGgtggttgggaggattaaataatGGCAATACAGTGTCTAGCACAGGACTGTCTTGTCTCCCGGCTGTAAGCCAACACCTACACCCTGCCAGACTGACTTGCCCAACTCAAGCCTCCAGGCTATTCTAAAATGAAACCCCATCATTCACTGCTCACACTCCTTCACCTGTCCCCTCAGGGCCTTCCCCATTTAGCCCTGATCCCAACATCCACCTTCTTTCTCCATCAGGTTGGCCCCCTCCCAGCAATGCAGTATACTCTTCTGACATCTGTCGTTTTTGTCAGTTCAGCATCCCTTTTTCCGTTGGGGGAACTGACTCTTCCCCATCCCATGTGGTTCTGGAGGAACTGAGACCCTCAGTCCATAGGGTGGTAGGAGAGAGGatatgggcatgtgacccaggaAGGCCAAACATAGTTCCCCATCTCATTGTCCCCAGTGATTGGTCCTACGTGGTGGGTACATGACATGGTAGGGCCAATCAGAATCATTCCATGGGAATACTGTATAGACactgagagagaaaggggcattCTTTTGGATCTTAAGCATAAGGAATAGAATATAAGGGCAACTAGCAGCTGTCTTGATGCTATGTGGAGAGAGACTGTGACAGGAGAGAATGAGGTCAATTTATAAAAAGACATAGAGACAAGCAGCATTGAACAAGGGAGTGAGAGACAGTCTTAACCACACTGTCTGGGCCCCTAGATCCAGCTATGCCTAGAGCTGATATTAACTCTAGGTTCCCCAGTTGCATTAGTCAATGAATTCCCTCCCACCTTTGACTAGTCTGGGTAGGTGTTTGAGTTGAGTGTCACTTACAACTCAGTCTTGATTACTGCAATGGGTGCATGACTTAGTGTGATGAGGGGGTCCACCAGCACCTCATCCACTTAATAAATAATCCTAAAGCTTCCATGAGTCAGTCACTGTGCTGGTGTCAAAGATAAATAAGTTAGACACTAGTTAAAGTGGTAAAGACAGATTTTAATCCTCAATATATTACTGCAGGAGGGAAGGGGGGTCCAGTGTGAACTGAATGCAACTTCGATTTGTACAGAGGTGGCTGGGCATCTTAAAGGGAGGGTGAGGGAGTAGAGAGGACGCCGGGGGCTTGCACAGACTCAGGGAAGTGAGAAATTGCAAAGGGGCGGTCAGTGTAAATACTGACCAGGCCAGCTGTGTCTGCTGGCTGGCAATAATTGAAGCGGGCTTCtatcctcccacagagactgggagacagggCCTGATCCTTCCTTAGAATTACACTTTAGATGGCTTTCAGGGCCTTGAGAAAAACACGCCTGAGttgtaaaaaatacaaatatattttcaaagggACAGATTCACAACTGTAAGCCCTTTTTTTACGCTGTGGGGCCTATCTTCAGGTGGTGGCTAAAACAAACAGTCGATTCTTCTGGCAGCCTTGAGTTTTCCCAGGCAGGCACTTTAAGGGGGGCTGGCGTCATCCTAGGGATTCGACCTTGAGCCCTTAGAAACTATGTTGGAGTTTGTTTCAGCGCTCTAGTgcgggggaagggagggggataAAATCACTTGCTGAGAGCCTGTAGTGGTTTTTGAAGGTCAAGGTTGAGGCCTAGTCAAGAAGAAGGCTCAGAGGAGCCAagctagagtttggtcaaggagagactGTTGTCTCTGGGCAGGCGCACATGTGGGCATGGTGCCCCTTGAGCTGGTCCCAGCACCCAGACTGTTCTTTGGGCAATAGCCCTCCCCACTGAGGCAGCCTCCGTAGTACCTTGGGGCCCTGGGGGCGCTGTTGATAGTTACACCAGGCAGCAGGTGTCACGCAGGACCATCCTGGGCAGAGCCGCCATCCCAGctacttctccctcccctcctgctcgTGTCCTCGTTGCTTCACTGCTGCAGCTGCACGGCGTGCTTGGTGCAGGGAGCAGCCAGGCCTTCCCCTAGCAGGGGCCTGTGTTTAGGAGGCTCTTCACGTGAGCCCCTCATGGCCAGGCCTGGAGGCTTGGCTTTTCTCTGTACTCAGCTCACGTCTCCTCTTGTGAGAGGCCTCTGACCATGTTGGAACACCACGCTGCCTCTCACCTCCACACGTGGTCGTCCCTCTCCCTGAGCCGACTCCAGTCTTCCCtaaccccccaccccctcccaccagGCCTCAGGAGGtaccctctctctgctcccttctccctgcttGTTGCACCCAGGTCCTAATCTCATATTTCACGTTTGTCTCTACCATCAGATCGAGCCATCCTGGGCTGGGCCGTTGGTCTGTTGCCAGTGGTACCCTCAGTGTCTGGGCACCGGGATGCGGAGAGAACACAGAGGAAACAGGTACTCCAGCCCGCTCTGCCACTTGTCCCCAGGCTGCAGTCAACTGACCCTCTAGGCTGGGTACACAAACCGACTGAATGCACCCTGCTTGCCACAGATACCCACATTCAAGGCTCACTGCCCGAGCCGGCCCGCACCCCTCTCCTGACCCCATTCCACCTGCAAAAAAGACACTCTGCTCTTCTCCACGTTGcacaaaaatgtatttctgtgACATCTCCAAGTACAGACATTTACCCAGGCCCCAGGTGACAAAGCAATGTGACGTGAGCTCTGCCCGGGGTCTGGCTCAGGCCACGTGAGCGTGGAAGGGGGGCAGATGTGGCCCATCTGCCAAGCTGGGGGAACACAGGGCAGCTGTCCCCTTCCCAGGGCCGGGAGGGAAAGACTCCAAGAGAAAAAGGCCAGGTGTCTCTCCCCGGGCTGCTCATCCAGTCTGTTCTGTCTGGAGGCAGAAATGCTAGGAGAACCCAGAACAGGCccagggaaagaggagggaagaaaagctATCCCCAGCGGCTGCCTGCAGAGTCAGCTCTGCTCCCCAGGCCCCTTGTTCCAGAGGGACCTCCTCGCCACCGCCTGTTCCATGAGAAGCAATTCGGAATTACCAAGAGGACCACAGATATTTCAAGACACATTTGCGGCTCACACTTCTCTGAACACAGCACAGAGGTTTCCAAATAAAGCCTGGGAGTGGGGCGGGGGGCTCAGGAGGGCCAAGTGGGGCCACTGCAGGTTGTGCCAAGTGCTGGTCTGGAGGCATCTGCCTGTTGCTGCTGGGAAAGGCTGGAGTGGGGGCCTCTGGGTAGCGGGGCAGGCAGGGGCAAATGAGGCAGGCTCAGTTCTGCTGGTGGGGTGCCTGGGCACCTTGGGTGCTGCGGGTTGCTAAGgggctgggaagggagggagcgAGCCCCCAGCTCCAGAAGGTGCTGGCTTCCAGGGCTGGGGGCCAGTTCTGACATGTTTGGCAGAAGGGGCAATGGAATCTGCCCGAGTTCTTGaccagccctgggctggaggcttCACCAGCCTGGGACCTGGTGGGAGACTAGGAGGCAGCCTCCATAGCAGCGTGGGCTCAGGCAGGCCTGGCCAGAGAGCAGCAGGGCCACTGTGAGCCCTGTTCCTGGAGGctcctctggggctggggctgcctggaCCTGGGCCTCAGCAAGGTTCACTTCCTTGCCCCAGATGGCCACAGCTGGGAGCACCAAGGCATTTGGGAGACCCAGTGGGGGTAGTTTTCATCCCAAACCCCATCAGCCGCACTCGGGAACCCAGATGGGGTTCTCAGGCTTTGGCAAGTGGgtgaggaagccagagagggttGTTAACAGCCTGCTGCCTCTCCTAACAGAGAGTCTGAGGGTCTGAGATCACTGGGAAGGGACCGGACGCTCACAACGGTAGAGGCATTTAGTCTGGCGGGGTGGGAGTGAGTGTGGCAGCAATGACGGCTTTGCGTTGGGCTCGAGAATGGCCAAGGAAGCTGCAAGGACTCAGGgagtgtttcttttgtttttgtacaGAAATCATACACACAAAACTTCAcacttcctaaccaaaaaaaaataatatatacatatatataatatatatatctcacTAATGTTAAGGAAAAGCGTCGGTTGTGCAAAAGTCCCCCTCCATCCAGTGGGAGGCTCCCGGTGGGGGTCTGCCAGCTGGCCTGCTGAGAACGCTTCCTCCGGCCTCGGGTCCAGAGCAGGGGTGGCCGCAGGGGTGGAGGCCTCTATCTAGACGTGTCCATGTTCTCCTCTTTAAAGTTACTGCAGTGCTCAATCACCTTGCTGCAGACAACGGGAGAGACAGGACCGGAGGGCAGGCATGGGTCGGGGTGGGCCTGGCCCCTCCCGGCTGATCTGGCTGCTGGATTTGTTAGCAAACGTGAACCGTGATGCTATGCTGACAGAGAGCATGTATGCAGAGCGGCTGGCAGAGTGGAAGCACAGGTGGAGAACCCAGGAAATGGTCCCTGTGGCCACGAATGCACTGAGCGtccatcctcccctccctcctcccatgcccccttccccacctctcAGCTCCAGGGGTTAGGCGCTCCCCTGAATCAGCTCAGGCCTGACCTCCAAAACCCTCTGGTCCTTTCTTCAGCAACTCCTCCTTCTTCGCTTTCCCCTTGCACACCCAGGCcttttcttccccagagcctACTAGGGTTCCCCAAACCAGCTGCATGTCAGATTCACCTGAGATCGGATCCTGCGGGGCAGTTGTGCTCACACAAGGGCCCCTGCCGCCCCGCAGCGCCCAGGACCCAGCACAGTGTGTGGGAACCACCCCTCATGCTCAGATCTCGATCTGTCACCCACTCCGGGGTGGCCTTGGGAACTGCTGCCCCACTGCTGTCAGCTGTCACCCTGGCCCCTGGATGGCCTTCCGGTTCAACACTAAGCCTCTGGGTtggtcggggggtggggggtgggtgggcaAGTGTTCACTGTAGCCTCCATGTGCTAAAGAGGTACCCAGTGCCTCTCACAAAGTAGGGGATACCTGGAACGGACAGGAGTTGTGGACAGCTGGACAGTTGTGCCTTCTCCTAAGCATCCTCTCGGTGTCATTCCCACCCTGCTGTCAGACAGGCCGGCCAGCTTGGATGCACATCTCAGGTCTTACAGAGATGCTCAAAGGGACTGGGGAGGTAAGGGCTTACCCTGTGCTTCTCCAGTCTCCTGGGATCCCTGTTGACAGTGAAGATATCCACGCCCACCTCCCACACCCGCTGGAAAAGAAAACCTAAGCTGGGACCTGCCTGTACCTTTTTAGCAATCTTTCCCGGTGGATCTTTAGGGAGattaagtttgagaaccactcattTTACCATTCTCAAACTCAGACAAATCTGTCAATTAATGTTTAAGCAGGGCCTTTGGCTGAAAATAATGGCAGAACCCGTCAACGCCCCCCACCCAGTGAGCCACTGTCTTGTGAGCCTCCAAGCTTCAAGTCCTCCTCCGTGATTCTCTTTATTTTACACCGTGTAAGGAACTGGGGTAAACTTAATGAGGCACCCTTCTAGAATGGGTCCTGGAGAAGCAAGGTCGTTAGTGCTGGGACGGGTACCAtccctgaggtctctctcctgccctgatGGGTGTGAGAGCAGAGCTGACAGTGTTGCAGACACTGTATTGAGAGCCACACAGCAGCATAGGCCTGCTGGCCTGCCGTGTCCGGGGCCCTCACATTCAGGACCTCACTCACACTCTGCCCACCTGGTCTCCAGAACGTATCTTACCACACCGTGTCCTCTTTATCTGGAACATCTTTggccaaaaacaataaaaaattctgACCTGACTTGCTAATGCTCGGTGAGGAGAGGATGGGATTTCTTGGGAATAAAAGGAAACGAAGCTTACAAATGAGGACAATAATGCTCTGTTCAGAGCTTGATCATCTAGTTTGTGGCCACATTGTGGCCGAAATGACACTCAGGGAAGCCCCAGCTGGACATCAGTATGCTGTCCACCTCCACGCTCAACTCCCAATTTCAGCCATTCCTAACCACAGAGGGCCCCCACTGTGTCCCACACTCCACTAGATAAGGCTCCAAGCAGAGCCACTTCCCTTCTCTTACCGGGCCATTTCCTTGGTCTCCTGCCGTGCAGTCGCCATCTTGATCATGTCCCTCAGAAGGGGCATCCCACCTTCTTTGATTAGTAGGGGGCAGTACTTGTCCGCTGTGGGGTAGGGGCAGACAGCAGGTGATCAGGGTGGGTCCTCTCTCATCCTGTGGCCCAGAAACCCACCCTTGCTGCCAGGACTGCcctcctggagggcaggatgAAGACACAGGCCTGGGGGAAGGCACTGCTGCAGCCAGGGCCCAAGTGCCCCTGGGGGAAGCATGGGGGGAGTCCTTGCAAAAGCTCTTCCCGCCTTTGACACGCAGTCGCATTTTTTTCCAGAGCTCACCCTATGGAAATTATCACCCAAACCAGTGGCTTCTATTCTCTGAGAAGTTTTTGTCAAAATACAGATTACTAAGCCCTGCCCTTGGGCATTCTGATTCAACAGATCCAAGAACCcgtatttatttgtatttttaacaaaatgccaCTGGGTGATTCTGGTGACCAGCCAGGTTGGAGCCACTATGCCTTCCTGTTGGGTGGTTTCATGGTTCACGCCAACAAAAAACCTTCTGGTGCTCGGTACCCAGGGCGTCACACTCTACGGAGAACCAGGCATTTCAGTAGACTGCCAGCATCTCTATGGAGAAGGAGCGAatttcatcatctccattttacagatgacagaaCTGAGGTTCAGCGAGATGAAGTCATTCATCCAAAGCCACCCCAGAGGCTTGTGAGGGAGTCCCAGCTCAGGGCTCCATCCTCTGGGCTATGCTGGCTCTTTGAGGTAAGATGCTACTTTTTAGTAAGACTAACCTCAGGTAGTACTAAAAAATGCTAATGCTTGTTGAACAGTTGGCACGTGCCAAACACCCTTGTAAGCATATGTAAAATGTCTTATTTCACAGTAATCCTATGaggtaagtgctattattatcctaTTTTAAAGACGAggaaattgaggggctggcccagtggtgcagcagttaagttcgcatattctgcttctcgg carries:
- the ZDHHC12 gene encoding palmitoyltransferase ZDHHC12 isoform X5, with the protein product MAPWALLSPGVLVRTGHTVLTWGITLVLFLHDTALRQWEEQGELLLPLIFLLLVLGSLLLYLAVSLMDPGYVNVQPQPQEEAKEEQTAMVPQTIPLRRCRYCLVLQPLRARHCRECRRCVRRYDHHCPWMENCVGERNHPLFVAYLALQLVVLLWGLYLACLHPYPALQVWPPVLPALGTLAAVQRAPVCHLPAAVPLLVGGRPASGLAPLPGGQQHHHLGVHLLSPHCLPPSAPREPLRPRPDPQPGPLLLRMALRVLGDPLGRGGGGGGGEQPSCLGSLEAGCHLVPENLRSRTQLGWALGGPGLLTPPRPARPQWAVLPSEGRRGGRGPMGGSGTKDLGL
- the ZDHHC12 gene encoding palmitoyltransferase ZDHHC12 isoform X3 → MPCPSQDPSGAHQIRGPSRAPSSLILGPTRSFPGIDSQPSLCYVNVQPQPQEEAKEEQTAMVPQTIPLRRCRYCLVLQPLRARHCRECRRCVRRYDHHCPWMENCVGERNHPLFVAYLALQLVVLLWGLYLAWSGLRFFQPWGLWLRSSGLLFATFLLLSLFSLVAGLLLASHLYLVASNTTTWEFISSHRIAYLRQRPGNPFDRGLIRNLAHFFCGWPSGSWETLWAEEEEEEEGSSQAV
- the ZDHHC12 gene encoding palmitoyltransferase ZDHHC12 isoform X4; amino-acid sequence: MAPWALLSPGVLVRTGHTVLTWGITLVLFLHDTGYVNVQPQPQEEAKEEQTAMVPQTIPLRRCRYCLVLQPLRARHCRECRRCVRRYDHHCPWMENCVGERNHPLFVAYLALQLVVLLWGLYLAWSGLRFFQPWGLWLRSSGLLFATFLLLSLFSLVAGLLLASHLYLVASNTTTWEFISSHRIAYLRQRPGNPFDRGLIRNLAHFFCGWPSGSWETLWAEEEEEEEGSSQAV
- the ZDHHC12 gene encoding palmitoyltransferase ZDHHC12 isoform X2; the protein is MAPWALLSPGVLVRTGHTVLTWGITLVLFLHDTALRQWEEQGELLLPLIFLLLVLGSLLLYLAVSLMDPGYVNVQPQPQEEAKEEQTAMVPQTIPLRRCRYCLVLQPLRARHCRECRRCVRRYDHHCPWMENCVGERNHPLFVAYLALQLVVLLWGLYLAWSGLRFFQPWGLWLRSSGLLFATFLLLSLFSLVAGLLLASHLYLVASNTTTWEFISSHRIAYLRQRPGNPFDRGLIRNLAHFFCGWPSGSWETLWAEEEEEEEGSSQAV
- the ZDHHC12 gene encoding palmitoyltransferase ZDHHC12 isoform X1, producing the protein MPCPSQDPSGAHQIRGPSRAPSSLILGPTRSFPGIDSQPSLSLRQWEEQGELLLPLIFLLLVLGSLLLYLAVSLMDPGYVNVQPQPQEEAKEEQTAMVPQTIPLRRCRYCLVLQPLRARHCRECRRCVRRYDHHCPWMENCVGERNHPLFVAYLALQLVVLLWGLYLAWSGLRFFQPWGLWLRSSGLLFATFLLLSLFSLVAGLLLASHLYLVASNTTTWEFISSHRIAYLRQRPGNPFDRGLIRNLAHFFCGWPSGSWETLWAEEEEEEEGSSQAV
- the ZDHHC12 gene encoding palmitoyltransferase ZDHHC12 isoform X6, whose protein sequence is MAPWALLSPGVLVRTGHTVLTWGITLVLFLHDTALRQWEEQGELLLPLIFLLLVLGSLLLYLAVSLMDPGYVNVQPQPQEEAKEEQTAMVPQTIPLRRCRYCLVLQPLRARHCRECRRCVRRYDHHCPWMENCVGERNHPLFVAYLALQLVVLLWGLYLACPGDSGCGPAGSCLPPSCCCPSSRWWPACFWPRTSTWWPATPPPGSSSPLTALPTSVSAPGTPSTAA